One genomic window of Cellulophaga sp. Hel_I_12 includes the following:
- a CDS encoding sulfatase, translated as MRNIGSIVLITLLLFSCNKIEKKEKRPPNILFILADDMGWADLPNYGNQFNEAPHIEALAKQGMQFSNAYAANPVCSPSRASIQTGQYPARIGLNDFLPGHWRSFEKLTVPSNKTQFLPLSYETIGEVLQSAGYKTGYFGKWHLGHTEKHHPKNQGYDESVVYNGGGFFDYNNLMSPKTDFPPGKILSEALTDLSIDFINKNKAQPFFLFLAHYDVHVQLDAQSELIDKYLKKPKPIDYPSNAIYAAMVENVDTSVGRILKTLSELDLEDDTVVVFFSDNGGLVTRYDKIPLIAKEKLHYYEKDTLQYIASSNKPLRAEKGTLFEGGIREPLIVKWPKKIKAASTSDALVSSIDFFPTFIELAKTNLPKNQLIDGQSIVNTLLNKENHTERTLYWHYPVYHHATPASAIRQGDWKLIYFYEDDHEELFNLKVDIGETNDVAKNHPEKKEDLLRSLKNWIKDTEALIPIQNPDFNPEKREVWTRHPNFDDMLKGTITTNTN; from the coding sequence ATGAGGAATATAGGAAGTATAGTGCTCATCACCTTACTGCTATTTAGCTGTAACAAGATTGAAAAAAAAGAAAAGCGACCACCGAACATTCTCTTTATTTTAGCCGATGATATGGGTTGGGCAGATTTACCAAATTATGGGAATCAATTCAACGAAGCTCCACACATTGAAGCCTTAGCGAAACAAGGAATGCAATTCAGCAATGCCTATGCGGCAAATCCTGTATGTTCACCAAGTAGAGCCAGCATTCAAACAGGCCAATATCCAGCACGAATAGGTCTTAACGATTTTTTACCAGGACATTGGAGGTCTTTTGAAAAACTTACCGTTCCATCCAATAAAACACAATTTCTCCCTTTAAGTTATGAAACCATTGGTGAAGTTTTGCAAAGTGCAGGATATAAAACAGGTTACTTTGGAAAGTGGCATTTGGGACATACGGAAAAACACCATCCCAAAAATCAAGGTTATGATGAAAGTGTGGTTTACAACGGAGGAGGATTTTTTGATTACAATAATCTGATGTCGCCAAAAACAGATTTTCCTCCGGGGAAGATCCTGTCAGAAGCACTTACTGATTTGAGTATTGATTTCATAAATAAAAATAAAGCACAGCCATTCTTTTTATTTTTAGCACATTATGATGTTCATGTTCAGTTAGATGCCCAATCTGAACTGATTGATAAGTATCTAAAAAAACCAAAACCGATAGATTATCCATCCAATGCTATTTATGCGGCGATGGTTGAAAATGTAGACACAAGTGTGGGTAGAATATTAAAAACCTTGAGCGAGTTGGATCTTGAAGATGATACCGTAGTCGTATTTTTTTCCGACAATGGTGGTTTGGTAACCCGTTACGATAAAATACCCTTGATTGCCAAAGAAAAACTGCACTATTACGAAAAGGACACGTTGCAATATATAGCATCTTCAAATAAGCCTTTGCGTGCAGAAAAAGGAACGCTCTTTGAAGGTGGTATAAGAGAACCACTCATCGTAAAATGGCCAAAAAAAATAAAGGCAGCTAGTACATCAGACGCTTTGGTGAGCAGTATTGACTTTTTTCCCACGTTTATTGAATTGGCAAAAACAAATCTTCCTAAAAATCAACTAATAGATGGCCAAAGTATTGTAAACACACTCTTGAACAAAGAAAATCATACAGAACGAACCCTCTATTGGCACTATCCTGTTTATCACCATGCAACACCTGCAAGTGCTATCAGACAAGGGGACTGGAAATTGATTTATTTTTATGAAGACGATCATGAAGAATTATTTAATCTTAAAGTTGATATTGGAGAGACAAATGATGTTGCAAAAAATCATCCCGAGAAAAAAGAAGATCTACTAAGATCTCTAAAAAATTGGATCAAAGACACTGAAGCATTAATACCCATTCAAAATCCTGATTTTAACCCAGAAAAAAGGGAAGTATGGACAAGGCATCCAAATTTTGATGACATGCTCAAAGGAACAATTACAACAAATACAAACTAA
- a CDS encoding GntR family transcriptional regulator, with protein sequence MDIFKFIKIDENSRIPKYRQIVDSMIYNVSLGNLKMDQKIPSINRFSEEFYLSRDTVEKAYNILKERKIITSIRGKGYYINRTQLLSKINILFLVNKLSSYKLQTYNSFINAIGTNAHTDLHIYHCDESLFLNLMEKHKSTYDYYVIMPHFKTEDLKHISFTEPVVNAIKKIPKQKLVILDNIKLNMDGEIVEIYQDFENDIYNALKKGLTKISTYQKLILIYPDKAVYPFPRRILHGFRKFCVEFNLNFEILSEVYDEMILKKGDLFITIEESDLVNLVKQIRDDEYIMGKDIGVISYNDTPLKELLGITVMSTDFKVMGASAAQMILDKKKGKFKVPFNFIDRNSI encoded by the coding sequence ATGGACATATTCAAATTCATTAAAATTGACGAAAACTCAAGAATCCCTAAATACAGGCAAATTGTGGATTCAATGATCTATAATGTTTCTCTTGGAAATTTAAAAATGGATCAAAAGATTCCATCAATTAATAGATTTAGTGAAGAATTTTATTTATCGAGAGATACAGTAGAAAAAGCCTATAATATTTTAAAGGAACGAAAAATCATCACCTCCATTAGAGGTAAAGGTTATTACATTAATAGGACTCAACTCTTGTCTAAAATCAACATTTTATTTCTTGTAAATAAATTGAGTTCCTATAAATTACAAACCTATAATTCTTTTATCAATGCCATAGGGACTAATGCCCATACGGATCTACACATTTACCATTGCGACGAATCACTTTTTTTGAATTTGATGGAAAAGCATAAATCGACGTATGATTATTACGTGATTATGCCCCATTTTAAAACAGAAGATTTAAAGCATATCAGTTTTACCGAGCCCGTTGTAAACGCAATAAAGAAAATACCTAAGCAAAAATTAGTCATCCTCGATAATATTAAACTCAATATGGATGGTGAAATTGTTGAGATTTATCAAGATTTTGAAAATGACATCTATAACGCTTTAAAAAAAGGCCTCACCAAAATTTCAACCTATCAAAAATTAATTTTGATATATCCAGATAAAGCCGTTTATCCTTTTCCTAGACGTATTTTACACGGTTTTAGAAAATTTTGTGTGGAATTCAATTTAAATTTTGAAATCTTGAGTGAGGTTTATGATGAGATGATCCTTAAAAAAGGTGACTTATTTATCACAATAGAAGAATCTGACTTGGTTAATTTAGTGAAGCAAATTAGAGATGATGAATATATTATGGGCAAAGATATTGGTGTCATTTCTTATAATGATACGCCGTTGAAAGAACTTTTGGGCATAACGGTTATGTCTACAGATTTCAAGGTGATGGGAGCATCAGCGGCTCAAATGATTTTAGACAAGAAGAAAGGAAAATTTAAAGTCCCTTTTAATTTTATTGACAGAAACTCCATATAA
- a CDS encoding DUF5722 domain-containing protein — MKKLLSILFVLPCFAIAQNASVQLSIDLDKTNDIKIAFQENEIYDITTTGKNPYVLTTPLVSKTSKPSTQLSFEYFCPTGVDFIKLHFLRSEKEISSKRIGDVGSTEGWVEFKVAISDALENWGEMNDVIRLDFGNAPDLKIQIKNLQIRALTIREKEIEVNKQAKKEEEAILEKHLKDYLSTNFQNKVEYVLATDKEIQIKGTVSTNDNYYLAEVSPYENVTELKAFEFIAPIKTVGKFFEMNIDRTIKRHGFNQDRALSKWVIVTQKDNNYQLASGSRYADSIVPKYTHNFLKPSTKKGLGGYSANRDAPMSDLDDLGITSATVNIWITHFFMSGPSPTNMPFEYMGKTYYVDKVKVKSYDDTLLSTAERNIEVSAILLVDKATKAKDKEIGRILQHPDCDPAGIYSMPNFTTPEGVQYYSAVLDFLANRYSRPDKKYGTINHYIIHNEVDAGWVWTNAGDKTALVFMDLYHKSMRMSHNIARKYNSNSKVFISLTHYWNWTSNPHFYHSKELLEQLLQFSKTEGDFEWAIAQHPYPESLREPKTWLDKKVSFDFDTQLITFKNTEVLDAWVKQPEVLFKGKTKRIVYLSENGTNSPTYSEQDLKEQAAGMAYALKKIKYLDGIDGFQYHNWQDNRREGGLRIGLRRFPDDEDQPGAIKPVWNVYQAFGTDQEDEVFDPYKKMIGIENWDEIRQKVDTGKKKSKP, encoded by the coding sequence ATGAAAAAACTACTTAGTATTTTATTCGTTCTCCCTTGTTTTGCAATTGCTCAAAATGCTTCGGTTCAGTTATCTATTGACCTAGATAAAACCAATGATATTAAGATAGCATTTCAAGAAAACGAAATTTACGATATCACAACAACAGGTAAAAATCCGTATGTTTTGACAACACCATTAGTTTCAAAAACCTCTAAACCCAGCACACAACTGAGTTTTGAATATTTCTGTCCAACAGGTGTTGATTTTATCAAACTTCATTTTCTTCGTTCAGAAAAAGAAATTAGCTCAAAAAGAATAGGTGATGTGGGTTCAACGGAAGGTTGGGTAGAATTTAAAGTAGCTATTTCCGATGCTCTTGAAAACTGGGGAGAAATGAACGATGTAATTCGTTTGGATTTTGGCAATGCTCCCGATTTAAAAATTCAAATTAAAAATCTTCAGATTAGGGCATTGACTATTAGAGAAAAGGAAATTGAAGTCAACAAACAGGCCAAAAAAGAGGAAGAAGCTATTCTTGAGAAACATTTAAAAGATTATCTGTCAACAAACTTCCAAAATAAAGTCGAATATGTTTTGGCTACCGACAAGGAAATTCAAATAAAAGGAACAGTCTCTACGAATGATAATTACTACTTGGCTGAAGTCAGCCCCTACGAAAATGTGACCGAACTTAAAGCCTTTGAATTCATCGCACCGATTAAAACGGTTGGAAAATTCTTTGAAATGAATATAGACCGTACCATAAAAAGGCATGGTTTTAATCAGGATCGGGCTTTGTCAAAATGGGTTATTGTCACACAAAAAGACAACAACTATCAATTAGCCTCGGGTTCACGTTACGCCGATTCTATCGTGCCAAAATACACTCATAATTTTCTAAAGCCGTCCACAAAAAAAGGTCTTGGCGGTTACAGCGCCAATAGGGATGCGCCTATGTCTGATTTAGACGACTTAGGCATCACTAGTGCTACGGTAAATATTTGGATCACGCACTTCTTTATGTCTGGACCATCTCCAACCAATATGCCTTTTGAATATATGGGCAAAACCTATTATGTAGATAAAGTAAAAGTAAAAAGTTACGATGATACCTTATTATCAACCGCAGAACGGAATATTGAAGTCTCAGCAATTTTGTTAGTGGACAAAGCTACCAAAGCAAAAGACAAAGAAATAGGACGTATTCTTCAACATCCAGATTGTGATCCCGCAGGCATTTACAGTATGCCTAATTTTACTACGCCAGAAGGTGTACAATATTATTCCGCCGTTCTCGATTTTCTGGCTAACCGATATAGCCGACCTGATAAAAAATATGGAACGATTAATCATTATATCATTCACAATGAAGTTGATGCAGGTTGGGTTTGGACCAATGCTGGAGATAAAACCGCCTTAGTATTCATGGATCTTTATCATAAATCCATGCGAATGTCTCACAATATTGCCAGAAAATACAATTCAAATTCTAAAGTGTTTATTTCCTTGACACATTATTGGAACTGGACGTCCAATCCGCATTTCTACCATTCCAAAGAATTATTGGAGCAACTTTTACAGTTCTCAAAAACAGAAGGCGACTTTGAATGGGCAATTGCACAGCATCCATATCCTGAATCACTTAGAGAACCAAAAACTTGGTTGGACAAAAAAGTGAGTTTTGATTTTGATACCCAACTGATCACCTTTAAAAACACTGAAGTTTTAGATGCTTGGGTAAAACAACCCGAAGTGCTTTTTAAGGGTAAAACAAAACGTATTGTATATCTCTCAGAAAATGGCACCAATTCACCAACCTATAGTGAGCAGGATCTAAAGGAGCAGGCCGCTGGAATGGCTTATGCTTTAAAAAAGATAAAATACTTAGATGGCATTGATGGATTTCAATATCATAATTGGCAAGATAACCGTCGAGAAGGTGGTTTAAGGATTGGACTGCGACGCTTTCCTGATGACGAAGATCAACCAGGTGCTATAAAACCTGTTTGGAATGTTTATCAAGCCTTTGGGACAGACCAAGAAGATGAAGTTTTTGATCCATACAAGAAAATGATCGGCATTGAAAATTGGGATGAGATCAGACAAAAAGTAGATACAGGAAAAAAAAAATCCAAACCTTGA